The Puntigrus tetrazona isolate hp1 chromosome 23, ASM1883169v1, whole genome shotgun sequence genome has a segment encoding these proteins:
- the LOC122328599 gene encoding polycomb group protein ASXL1-like isoform X3, which translates to MKDKQKRKKERTWAEAARMVLENFSDAPMTPKQILHVIQTKGLKEMRSGTAPLACLVTMLHSQVRGDRVKNSIFFKLPGRMSLFTLKKNALQWTKSPTANESGDGTGTPTASTTSTVEGAEQESCDSTETAAASGENDASVDETSSSASCSTEPQTRLSRSSQSGRQRKKAVMMPRVVLTPLKVNGEHVPSGPMKRNRGGVEVDFETPGSILVNTNIRALINTRTFAAFPPHSQQQLLQLLPEVDRQVGPDGLARLSSSALNNEFFTHASQSWKERLAEGEFTHEMQVRFRQEMEKEKKVEAWKEKFFEEYHGQRSGLTREEALKLTMSDAGDVASAVLDSDSATVATPKRRSVGRRRREGRIRRRSRADLRRRARRTLCKTATVAVPSAETTESTATPDVEPSVASPVPEATAVQGEVVLQTDLGLEAPEENLSAEAVPSPVPVPTPPPASTSSTCDEPEASTRLLPEVPEPAVASTSSPSSSSSSTSSSSSPSSSPSSASERQTFAASSDSSSSSSSSTAAVATDPLDDGASVITTGTAGTGASSRESSPAASPATASPAIHLKEQKRRPDESQAFTSFPEKRARLDERQSFRNTVDCVHSEKPQPTTEEPKVPPIRIQLSRIKPPWVKGPPTYQICPRIVPPSEGSRRSGTGARTLADIKARAQQARAQREAAAAVAASGDGGGPGGSGPGGGTGIPDRSSGRRSREHPGPVEPGGGGRRGGRVDLEEQESPASSHSSGAQLQLSSVDSTDRPQTSTPLTEPSPSSVSSNPSLPPSESPKTLTLSPPATDSPASQDQVEEICGVEEVTACPSDKASEQTLDTPVPTPSEPESFCSHQEGRGEDAEFSESRTTTPVCTPASNDSISLVPTSIPDSLPRFGAQGVDVIRTLAASSQPWEGEKNSDEHHPGTTGVIQHGSDLKMPKETLVTARNGWVESSEEHSMREDMIQEHRNGGSDAKYKSVSLPCLPSNGEEDTGGHSDSTETASDFENETQEDETLDWHGTQMDSNVQAQNTKLQNQPVIQTSSRLTSMLNPPQHQQPVIQAHISNSNHTQTVIQARFPNGVPNQSIIHPHKQHPIHSHAINHAQDQIATVPSQAQTQAYLTQAERDQSRNLRLNDNGNGVKLFVSADDDTKPLSRGPGEDFALKNIAVPPVGRRAQGSSRPVSSVEANNPLVTQLLQGSLPLEKVLPQPHSVSKLEINRLPGAPAINSTSRQPPRNLGPRFRGPSESGGPIETGGSDFQNKASSARVSPGPGRNFGSSPPGSTPSRMACLFEEASPRSTNVQFTSQQPGGAVPPGAVPVITSLPSNSSARTSMDVNSQNAAVYESAVIKEHPGPLPPRGETPERPASFQQHPNNLSQSVCRTTPDTPSPPHGDLCPSEVVPTVKINWRPSKPQPPQHQMYQQQLSPVATVKNEVSSRPSCQQALTKNSTAPNSGNTSVVITKKEPLDNFHGGGGAMEGLLNMEMSLVRMAKKEQVKNPYTRQADTSVSPVSSSPSSSASSLPYQLYGKLPKLQQSGGNGGSSSSFSYTANVSVVDGSGFSRSLADGVLQLRPRVSVSNSGGQNATLSIQAFADSAAEEVALKCSCRLKAMIMCQGCGAFCHDDCIGPSKLCVSCLVVR; encoded by the exons ATGAAGGAcaaacagaagagaaagaaggagCGCACGTGGGCCGAGGCAGCTCGTATG GTTCTGGAGAATTTTTCTGATGCCCCAATGACGCCCAAACAGATTCTGCATGTCATCCAAACAAAGGGGCTCAAAGAAATGAG AAG TGGCACAGCTCCTCTAGCCTGCCTGGTCACCATGCTTCACTCTCAGGTCAGAGGAGACAGAGTGAAGAACAGTATTTTCTTCAAGCTTCCTGGAAGGATGAGTTTGTTTACTTTAAAG AAAAATGCACTTCAGTGGACAAAGAGCCCAACTGCAAACGAGTCTGGAGATGGGACCGGCACTCCTACAGCATCCACCACATCAACAGTTGAAGGAGCGGAGCAGGAGAGTTGTGACTCCACAGAAACGGCTGCTGCTAGTGGTGAAAATGATG CTTCTGTGGATGAGACTTCCTCCAGTGCTTCTTGCTCCACAGAACCACAGACAAGACTCAGTCGCTCCTCACAG TCAGGGAGACAAAGGAAGAAAGCTGTGATGATGCCCCGTGTAGTGCTCACTCCTCTCAAGGTCAACGGTGAACACGTCCCATCAG GTCCCATGAAAAGGAATCGAGGGGGAGTGGAGGTGGATTTTGAGACTCCTGGCTCAATCCTTGTAAACACCAACATTCGCGCTCTCATCAATACGCGCACCTTTGCTGCTTTTCCTCCTCATTCCCAGCAGCAACTACTCCAGCTTTTACCAGAAGTGGACAGACAG GTTGGCCCTGATGGCCTAGCTCGGCTAAGCAGCTCGGCCCTCAATAATGAATTCTTCACTCATGCATCTCAAAGCTGGAAAGAGCGTCTAGCTGAGG GTGAGTTCACACATGAGATGCAGGTTCGCTTCAGGCAAGAGATGGAAAAGGAGAAGAAAGTAGAAGCATGGAAGGAGAAGTTCTTTGAGGAGTACCATGGCCAAAG gTCTGGGTTGACGAGAGAAGAGGCATTAAAGCTCACAATGAGTGATGCTGGAGATGTTGCCAGTGCAGTCCTCGATTCTGATTCTGCTACAGTGGCTACACCCAAGAGACGAAGTGTTGGAAGGAGACGGAGGGAAGGCCGTATCAGGCGGCGTTCACGTGCTGACCTCAGACGAAGAGCTCGGCGAACACTTTGCAAAACTGCAACAGTGGCTGTACCTTCAGCAGAGACAACAGAAAGCACTGCAACTCCAGATGTTGAACCATCTGTTGCATCTCCAGTCCCAGAAGCGACAGCAGTTCAGGGAGAGGTGGTCCTTCAAACAGACCTCGGACTGGAAGCTCCAGAAGAAAACCTTTCTGCAGAGGCAGTCCCCTCTCCTGTTCCTGTCCCTACACCTCCTCCAGCTTCTACAAGCTCAACCTGCGATGAACCAGAAGCCTCCACACGCCTGTTGCCTGAAGTACCTGAACCAGCTGTTGCATCCACTTCCTCtccttcctcatcctcctcttcaacgtcatcttcatcatcacccTCTTCTTCTCCCTCCTCTGCCTCAGAAAGACAGACTTTTGCTGCAAGCTCAgattcctcttcttcctcttcctcctccactGCTGCTGTTGCCACCGACCCGCTGGACGATGGGGCTTCGGTCATTACCACTGGTACAGCGGGCACTGGTGCAAGCAGCCGAGAGAGCAGCCCTGCTGCCAGCCCTGCCACAGCAAGTCCAGCAATTCACCTCAAGGAGCAAAAGAGAAGGCCAGACGAGTCCCAGGCCTTCACCAGCTTTCCCGAGAAAAGGGCGCGGCTGGATGAGCGTCAGTCCTTTCGTAACACAGTTGACTGTGTGCACTCAGAAAAGCCACAACCTACAACAGAGGAGCCCAAGGTCCCGCCAATCCGG ATACAGCTCTCCCGGATCAAACCGCCCTGGGTCAAGGGGCCGCCAACGTACCAAATCTGTCCCCGCATCGTCCCCCCCAGTGAAGGGTCGAGGCGCTCTGGGACAGGGGCGCGCACCCTGGCGGACATCAAGGCCCGTGCACAGCAAGCCCGTGCCCAGCGGGAAGCCGCTGCTGCTGTTGCAGCCTCTGGAGATGGGGGAGGGCCTGGGGGGAGCGGCCCGGGGGGTGGTACTGGGATACCGGATCGCTCCAGCGGGAGGCGTTCGAGAGAACACCCAGGGCCGGTTGAacctggaggaggaggaagaagaggaggaagagttgATTTGGAGGAGCAGGAATCGCCTGCGAGCTCTCATTCGTCTGGAGCACAACTACAGCTGTCCAGTGTAGACTCAACAGACAGGCCTCAAACCTCCACCCCACTTACCGAACCATCGCCTTCCTCTGTGTCTTCAAACCCATCTTTACCACCATCTGAGTCTCCGAAAACACTCACGCTATCGCCACCTGCAACTGACAGCCCTGCTTCCCAGGATCAGGTGGAGGAGATTTGTGGAGTGGAAGAGGTGACTGCCTGCCCAAGTGATAAAGCCTCAGAGCAGACCTTAGACACCCCAGTGCCTACACCAAGTGAACCAGAGTCTTTTTGCAGTCACCAAGAGGGGAGAGGCGAGGATGCAGAGTTCAGTGAGAGCAGAACAACTACTCCTGTTTGCACCCCAGCATCTAATGATTCCATTTCTTTAGTGCCCACCTCTATACCAGACTCGCTGCCAAGATTTGGTGCCCAGGGTGTGGATGTCATCAGGACCTTGGCAGCTTCGTCTCAACCCTGGGAAGGTGAAAAGAATAGTGATGAGCATCACCCAGGGACAACTGGAGTTATCCAGCATGGCTCAGACTTGAAAATGCCCAAAGAGACACTTGTTACAGCACGAAATGGATGGGTAGAAAGCAGTGAAGAGCATTCCATGAGAGAGGACATGATACAAGAGCATAGGAATGGAGGAAGTGATGCTAAATATAAATCAGTCTCTTTGCCTTGTCTACCAAGTAATGGTGAGGAAGACACTGGAGGACACAGTGATTCTACAGAGACAGCATctgattttgaaaatgaaactcAAGAGGATGAAACACTGGACTGGCATGGAACCCAGATGGATAGTAACGTGCAAGCTCAGAATACAAAGTTGCAGAATCAACCTGTCATTCAGACCTCAAGTCGTCTCACTTCAATGTTGAATCCTCCTCAGCACCAGCAACCAGTAATACAAGCCCATATATCTAACTCCAACCATACTCAAACTGTCATTCAGGCTCGCTTCCCTAATGGTGTGCCAAACCAGTCCATCATTCATCCCCACAAGCAGCATCCAATTCACAGCCATGCTATAAACCATGCTCAGGACCAGATTGCCACTGTGCCCTCACAAGCCCAAACGCAAGCATACCTGACGCAGGCAGAGAGGGACCAAAGTAGGAATCTACGACTGAATGATAATGGCAATGGAGTGAAGCTGTTTGTCTCAGCAGATGATGACACCAAACCTCTCAGCAGAGGGCCTGGAGAAGATTTTGCTTTAAAGAATATTGCAGTTCCTCCCGTTGGCAGAAGAGCGCAAGGTTCATCTCGACCAGTTTCCTCTGTAGAGGCCAACAACCCTCTTGTCACCCAGCTTCTTCAAGGCAGCCTACCCTTAGAAAAGGTTTTACCCCAGCCTCACTCAGTCAGCAAGCTGGAAATTAACCGACTTCCAGGTGCCCCTGCCATTAACTCAACCAGTCGACAACCTCCACGAAATTTGGGACCACGTTTTAGAGGCCCGTCTGAGTCAGGAGGACCTATAGAAACTGGTGGATCTGACTTCCAAAACAAAGCCTCTTCTGCCCGAGTGTCTCCTGGGCCTGGTCGGAACTTTGGTTCTTCACCACCGGGTTCTACTCCATCTCGAATGGCATGCTTGTTTGAGGAAGCTAGCCCAAGATCCACAAATGTTCAGTTCACTTCTCAACAACCCGGAGGTGCAGTGCCTCCCGGAGCAGTACCTGTCATAACATCCCTCCCTTCAAACTCTTCTGCCAGAACCTCAATGGATGTGAACTCTCAGAATGCTGCAGTTTATGAATCGGCTGTCATTAAAGAGCATCCTGGACCTCTTCCTCCAAGGGGTGAAACTCCAGAGAGGCCAGCTAGCTTTCAACAGCATCCTAACAATCTTTCTCAGTCTGTGTGCAGAACCACACCTGATACTCCCTCACCTCCACATGGTGACCTTTGTCCATCAGAGGTTGTACCTACTGTTAAGATTAACTGGCGCCCGAGCAAACCCCAACCACCTCAGCATCAGATGTATCAGCAACAGCTATCTCCTGTAGCTACAGTAAAGAATGAAGTTTCCTCACGCCCTTCGTGCCAACAAGCTCTGACCAAAAACTCAACTGCTCCAAACAGTGGCAATACTTCTGTTGTAATAACCAAAAAGGAGCCTCTGGACAATTTTCATGGAGGTGGAGGAGCTATGGAAGGACTGCTAAATATGGAAATGTCTCTAGTTAGAATGGCCAAGAAGGAACAAGTCAAAAATCCATATACCCGCCAAGCAGACACCTCCGTTTCTCCTGTTTCCTCCTCTCCTTCCTCATCAGCCTCCAGTCTCCCTTACCAGCTATATGGTAAGCTACCAAAACTACAGCAGAGTGGGGGCAATGGAGGGTCCTCATCAAGCTTCAGTTACACAGCTAATGTGTCTGTGGTGGATGGTAGTGGGTTCTCCCGCAGTTTAGCCGATGGGGTGCTACAGCTAAGGCCACGCGTGAGCGTCAGCAACAGCGGAGGCCAGAATGCTACGCTTAGCATTCAGGCATTTGCGGACAGTGCTGCAGAAGAAGTGGCTCTCAAGTGTTCCTGTCGACTAAAGGCTATGATTATGTGCCAGGGCTGTGGCGCTTTCTGCCATGACGATTGCATTGGCCCCTCAAAACTGTGTGTCTCATGTCTGGTTGTCAGATAG
- the LOC122328599 gene encoding polycomb group protein ASXL1-like isoform X1: MKDKQKRKKERTWAEAARMVLENFSDAPMTPKQILHVIQTKGLKEMRSGTAPLACLVTMLHSQVRGDRVKNSIFFKLPGRMSLFTLKKNALQWTKSPTANESGDGTGTPTASTTSTVEGAEQESCDSTETAAASGENDASVDETSSSASCSTEPQTRLSRSSQSGRQRKKAVMMPRVVLTPLKVNGEHVPSGAAGRRREGSRGGPGPTLRTRSELGWKRTQHFKSIRGLRSGPMKRNRGGVEVDFETPGSILVNTNIRALINTRTFAAFPPHSQQQLLQLLPEVDRQVGPDGLARLSSSALNNEFFTHASQSWKERLAEGEFTHEMQVRFRQEMEKEKKVEAWKEKFFEEYHGQRSGLTREEALKLTMSDAGDVASAVLDSDSATVATPKRRSVGRRRREGRIRRRSRADLRRRARRTLCKTATVAVPSAETTESTATPDVEPSVASPVPEATAVQGEVVLQTDLGLEAPEENLSAEAVPSPVPVPTPPPASTSSTCDEPEASTRLLPEVPEPAVASTSSPSSSSSSTSSSSSPSSSPSSASERQTFAASSDSSSSSSSSTAAVATDPLDDGASVITTGTAGTGASSRESSPAASPATASPAIHLKEQKRRPDESQAFTSFPEKRARLDERQSFRNTVDCVHSEKPQPTTEEPKVPPIRIQLSRIKPPWVKGPPTYQICPRIVPPSEGSRRSGTGARTLADIKARAQQARAQREAAAAVAASGDGGGPGGSGPGGGTGIPDRSSGRRSREHPGPVEPGGGGRRGGRVDLEEQESPASSHSSGAQLQLSSVDSTDRPQTSTPLTEPSPSSVSSNPSLPPSESPKTLTLSPPATDSPASQDQVEEICGVEEVTACPSDKASEQTLDTPVPTPSEPESFCSHQEGRGEDAEFSESRTTTPVCTPASNDSISLVPTSIPDSLPRFGAQGVDVIRTLAASSQPWEGEKNSDEHHPGTTGVIQHGSDLKMPKETLVTARNGWVESSEEHSMREDMIQEHRNGGSDAKYKSVSLPCLPSNGEEDTGGHSDSTETASDFENETQEDETLDWHGTQMDSNVQAQNTKLQNQPVIQTSSRLTSMLNPPQHQQPVIQAHISNSNHTQTVIQARFPNGVPNQSIIHPHKQHPIHSHAINHAQDQIATVPSQAQTQAYLTQAERDQSRNLRLNDNGNGVKLFVSADDDTKPLSRGPGEDFALKNIAVPPVGRRAQGSSRPVSSVEANNPLVTQLLQGSLPLEKVLPQPHSVSKLEINRLPGAPAINSTSRQPPRNLGPRFRGPSESGGPIETGGSDFQNKASSARVSPGPGRNFGSSPPGSTPSRMACLFEEASPRSTNVQFTSQQPGGAVPPGAVPVITSLPSNSSARTSMDVNSQNAAVYESAVIKEHPGPLPPRGETPERPASFQQHPNNLSQSVCRTTPDTPSPPHGDLCPSEVVPTVKINWRPSKPQPPQHQMYQQQLSPVATVKNEVSSRPSCQQALTKNSTAPNSGNTSVVITKKEPLDNFHGGGGAMEGLLNMEMSLVRMAKKEQVKNPYTRQADTSVSPVSSSPSSSASSLPYQLYGKLPKLQQSGGNGGSSSSFSYTANVSVVDGSGFSRSLADGVLQLRPRVSVSNSGGQNATLSIQAFADSAAEEVALKCSCRLKAMIMCQGCGAFCHDDCIGPSKLCVSCLVVR, encoded by the exons ATGAAGGAcaaacagaagagaaagaaggagCGCACGTGGGCCGAGGCAGCTCGTATG GTTCTGGAGAATTTTTCTGATGCCCCAATGACGCCCAAACAGATTCTGCATGTCATCCAAACAAAGGGGCTCAAAGAAATGAG AAG TGGCACAGCTCCTCTAGCCTGCCTGGTCACCATGCTTCACTCTCAGGTCAGAGGAGACAGAGTGAAGAACAGTATTTTCTTCAAGCTTCCTGGAAGGATGAGTTTGTTTACTTTAAAG AAAAATGCACTTCAGTGGACAAAGAGCCCAACTGCAAACGAGTCTGGAGATGGGACCGGCACTCCTACAGCATCCACCACATCAACAGTTGAAGGAGCGGAGCAGGAGAGTTGTGACTCCACAGAAACGGCTGCTGCTAGTGGTGAAAATGATG CTTCTGTGGATGAGACTTCCTCCAGTGCTTCTTGCTCCACAGAACCACAGACAAGACTCAGTCGCTCCTCACAG TCAGGGAGACAAAGGAAGAAAGCTGTGATGATGCCCCGTGTAGTGCTCACTCCTCTCAAGGTCAACGGTGAACACGTCCCATCAG GAGCAGCGGGGAGGCGCAGGGAAGGCTCTAGGGGGGGTCCAGGCCCCACTCTCCGTACCCGCTCCGAGCTGGGCTGGAAACGCACCCAGCACTTCAAGAGCATACGTGGTCTTCGTTCAG GTCCCATGAAAAGGAATCGAGGGGGAGTGGAGGTGGATTTTGAGACTCCTGGCTCAATCCTTGTAAACACCAACATTCGCGCTCTCATCAATACGCGCACCTTTGCTGCTTTTCCTCCTCATTCCCAGCAGCAACTACTCCAGCTTTTACCAGAAGTGGACAGACAG GTTGGCCCTGATGGCCTAGCTCGGCTAAGCAGCTCGGCCCTCAATAATGAATTCTTCACTCATGCATCTCAAAGCTGGAAAGAGCGTCTAGCTGAGG GTGAGTTCACACATGAGATGCAGGTTCGCTTCAGGCAAGAGATGGAAAAGGAGAAGAAAGTAGAAGCATGGAAGGAGAAGTTCTTTGAGGAGTACCATGGCCAAAG gTCTGGGTTGACGAGAGAAGAGGCATTAAAGCTCACAATGAGTGATGCTGGAGATGTTGCCAGTGCAGTCCTCGATTCTGATTCTGCTACAGTGGCTACACCCAAGAGACGAAGTGTTGGAAGGAGACGGAGGGAAGGCCGTATCAGGCGGCGTTCACGTGCTGACCTCAGACGAAGAGCTCGGCGAACACTTTGCAAAACTGCAACAGTGGCTGTACCTTCAGCAGAGACAACAGAAAGCACTGCAACTCCAGATGTTGAACCATCTGTTGCATCTCCAGTCCCAGAAGCGACAGCAGTTCAGGGAGAGGTGGTCCTTCAAACAGACCTCGGACTGGAAGCTCCAGAAGAAAACCTTTCTGCAGAGGCAGTCCCCTCTCCTGTTCCTGTCCCTACACCTCCTCCAGCTTCTACAAGCTCAACCTGCGATGAACCAGAAGCCTCCACACGCCTGTTGCCTGAAGTACCTGAACCAGCTGTTGCATCCACTTCCTCtccttcctcatcctcctcttcaacgtcatcttcatcatcacccTCTTCTTCTCCCTCCTCTGCCTCAGAAAGACAGACTTTTGCTGCAAGCTCAgattcctcttcttcctcttcctcctccactGCTGCTGTTGCCACCGACCCGCTGGACGATGGGGCTTCGGTCATTACCACTGGTACAGCGGGCACTGGTGCAAGCAGCCGAGAGAGCAGCCCTGCTGCCAGCCCTGCCACAGCAAGTCCAGCAATTCACCTCAAGGAGCAAAAGAGAAGGCCAGACGAGTCCCAGGCCTTCACCAGCTTTCCCGAGAAAAGGGCGCGGCTGGATGAGCGTCAGTCCTTTCGTAACACAGTTGACTGTGTGCACTCAGAAAAGCCACAACCTACAACAGAGGAGCCCAAGGTCCCGCCAATCCGG ATACAGCTCTCCCGGATCAAACCGCCCTGGGTCAAGGGGCCGCCAACGTACCAAATCTGTCCCCGCATCGTCCCCCCCAGTGAAGGGTCGAGGCGCTCTGGGACAGGGGCGCGCACCCTGGCGGACATCAAGGCCCGTGCACAGCAAGCCCGTGCCCAGCGGGAAGCCGCTGCTGCTGTTGCAGCCTCTGGAGATGGGGGAGGGCCTGGGGGGAGCGGCCCGGGGGGTGGTACTGGGATACCGGATCGCTCCAGCGGGAGGCGTTCGAGAGAACACCCAGGGCCGGTTGAacctggaggaggaggaagaagaggaggaagagttgATTTGGAGGAGCAGGAATCGCCTGCGAGCTCTCATTCGTCTGGAGCACAACTACAGCTGTCCAGTGTAGACTCAACAGACAGGCCTCAAACCTCCACCCCACTTACCGAACCATCGCCTTCCTCTGTGTCTTCAAACCCATCTTTACCACCATCTGAGTCTCCGAAAACACTCACGCTATCGCCACCTGCAACTGACAGCCCTGCTTCCCAGGATCAGGTGGAGGAGATTTGTGGAGTGGAAGAGGTGACTGCCTGCCCAAGTGATAAAGCCTCAGAGCAGACCTTAGACACCCCAGTGCCTACACCAAGTGAACCAGAGTCTTTTTGCAGTCACCAAGAGGGGAGAGGCGAGGATGCAGAGTTCAGTGAGAGCAGAACAACTACTCCTGTTTGCACCCCAGCATCTAATGATTCCATTTCTTTAGTGCCCACCTCTATACCAGACTCGCTGCCAAGATTTGGTGCCCAGGGTGTGGATGTCATCAGGACCTTGGCAGCTTCGTCTCAACCCTGGGAAGGTGAAAAGAATAGTGATGAGCATCACCCAGGGACAACTGGAGTTATCCAGCATGGCTCAGACTTGAAAATGCCCAAAGAGACACTTGTTACAGCACGAAATGGATGGGTAGAAAGCAGTGAAGAGCATTCCATGAGAGAGGACATGATACAAGAGCATAGGAATGGAGGAAGTGATGCTAAATATAAATCAGTCTCTTTGCCTTGTCTACCAAGTAATGGTGAGGAAGACACTGGAGGACACAGTGATTCTACAGAGACAGCATctgattttgaaaatgaaactcAAGAGGATGAAACACTGGACTGGCATGGAACCCAGATGGATAGTAACGTGCAAGCTCAGAATACAAAGTTGCAGAATCAACCTGTCATTCAGACCTCAAGTCGTCTCACTTCAATGTTGAATCCTCCTCAGCACCAGCAACCAGTAATACAAGCCCATATATCTAACTCCAACCATACTCAAACTGTCATTCAGGCTCGCTTCCCTAATGGTGTGCCAAACCAGTCCATCATTCATCCCCACAAGCAGCATCCAATTCACAGCCATGCTATAAACCATGCTCAGGACCAGATTGCCACTGTGCCCTCACAAGCCCAAACGCAAGCATACCTGACGCAGGCAGAGAGGGACCAAAGTAGGAATCTACGACTGAATGATAATGGCAATGGAGTGAAGCTGTTTGTCTCAGCAGATGATGACACCAAACCTCTCAGCAGAGGGCCTGGAGAAGATTTTGCTTTAAAGAATATTGCAGTTCCTCCCGTTGGCAGAAGAGCGCAAGGTTCATCTCGACCAGTTTCCTCTGTAGAGGCCAACAACCCTCTTGTCACCCAGCTTCTTCAAGGCAGCCTACCCTTAGAAAAGGTTTTACCCCAGCCTCACTCAGTCAGCAAGCTGGAAATTAACCGACTTCCAGGTGCCCCTGCCATTAACTCAACCAGTCGACAACCTCCACGAAATTTGGGACCACGTTTTAGAGGCCCGTCTGAGTCAGGAGGACCTATAGAAACTGGTGGATCTGACTTCCAAAACAAAGCCTCTTCTGCCCGAGTGTCTCCTGGGCCTGGTCGGAACTTTGGTTCTTCACCACCGGGTTCTACTCCATCTCGAATGGCATGCTTGTTTGAGGAAGCTAGCCCAAGATCCACAAATGTTCAGTTCACTTCTCAACAACCCGGAGGTGCAGTGCCTCCCGGAGCAGTACCTGTCATAACATCCCTCCCTTCAAACTCTTCTGCCAGAACCTCAATGGATGTGAACTCTCAGAATGCTGCAGTTTATGAATCGGCTGTCATTAAAGAGCATCCTGGACCTCTTCCTCCAAGGGGTGAAACTCCAGAGAGGCCAGCTAGCTTTCAACAGCATCCTAACAATCTTTCTCAGTCTGTGTGCAGAACCACACCTGATACTCCCTCACCTCCACATGGTGACCTTTGTCCATCAGAGGTTGTACCTACTGTTAAGATTAACTGGCGCCCGAGCAAACCCCAACCACCTCAGCATCAGATGTATCAGCAACAGCTATCTCCTGTAGCTACAGTAAAGAATGAAGTTTCCTCACGCCCTTCGTGCCAACAAGCTCTGACCAAAAACTCAACTGCTCCAAACAGTGGCAATACTTCTGTTGTAATAACCAAAAAGGAGCCTCTGGACAATTTTCATGGAGGTGGAGGAGCTATGGAAGGACTGCTAAATATGGAAATGTCTCTAGTTAGAATGGCCAAGAAGGAACAAGTCAAAAATCCATATACCCGCCAAGCAGACACCTCCGTTTCTCCTGTTTCCTCCTCTCCTTCCTCATCAGCCTCCAGTCTCCCTTACCAGCTATATGGTAAGCTACCAAAACTACAGCAGAGTGGGGGCAATGGAGGGTCCTCATCAAGCTTCAGTTACACAGCTAATGTGTCTGTGGTGGATGGTAGTGGGTTCTCCCGCAGTTTAGCCGATGGGGTGCTACAGCTAAGGCCACGCGTGAGCGTCAGCAACAGCGGAGGCCAGAATGCTACGCTTAGCATTCAGGCATTTGCGGACAGTGCTGCAGAAGAAGTGGCTCTCAAGTGTTCCTGTCGACTAAAGGCTATGATTATGTGCCAGGGCTGTGGCGCTTTCTGCCATGACGATTGCATTGGCCCCTCAAAACTGTGTGTCTCATGTCTGGTTGTCAGATAG